One genomic segment of Vulpes vulpes isolate BD-2025 chromosome 2, VulVul3, whole genome shotgun sequence includes these proteins:
- the LOC140597877 gene encoding UDP-glucuronosyltransferase 2B31 isoform X1, whose amino-acid sequence MSTKWISVLLLLQLSCYFSSGSCGKVLVWPTEYSHWINVKTILDELVQRGHEVTVLTSSASILVDPNKLSAIKFEIYSAHLSRGDFEALFIKLLNIWIYDIPKDSFWAYFSVMQEIFWEFYESAEKLCKDVVLNKKLMTKLQESKFDLILADAVGPCGELLAELLKIPLVYTLRFSPGYAFEKHIGGLPLPPSYVPVILSELTDQMTFMERVKNMLYVLYFDFWFQTINEKSWDQFYSEVLGRPTTLYELMRKADIWLIRTYWDLEFPHPLLPHFDFVGGLHCKPAKPLPKEMEEFVQSSGENGIVVFSLGSMVNNMPEERANVIASALAQIPQKVLWRFDGKKPETLGPNTRLYKWLPQNDLLGHLKARAFITHGGTNGIYEAIYHGIPMVGIPLFADQADNIVHMKAKGAAIRLDFSTMSSADLLNALRTVINDPSYKENAMKLSRIQHDQPLKPLDRAVFWIEYVMRHKGAKHLRPASHDLTWFQYHSLDVIGFLLACVATAMFVTTQCCLFCCRKVAKTGQKIKKE is encoded by the exons ATGTCTACGAAATGGATTTCAGTTCTGCTGCTGCTCCAGCTGAGCTGTTACTTTAGCTCTGGGAGCTGCGGAAAGGTGCTGGTGTGGCCCACAGAATACAGCCATTGGATCAATGTAAAGACAATCCTGGATGAACTTGTCCAGAGGGGTCATGAAGTGACTGTTCTGACATCTTCAGCCTCCATTCTTGTTGATCCGAACAAATTATCTGCTATTAAATTTGAGATTTATTCTGCACATTTATCTAGAGGTGATTTTGAGGCTTTGTTCATAAAACTGCTCAACATTTGGATATATGATATACCAAAAGATTCATTTTGGGCGTATTTTTCCGTAATGCAAGAAATTTTTTGGGAATTTTATGAGTCTGCTGAGAAGCTCTGTAAAGATGTAGTTTTGAACAAGAAACTCATGACAAAACTACAAGAATCAAAATTTGATCTCATTCTTGCAGACGCTGTGGGACCCTGCGGTGAGCTGCTGGCTGAGCTCCTTAAAATACCTTTAGTGTACACTCTCCGTTTCTCTCCAGGCTATGCATTTGAGAAACACATTGGAGGACTTCCGCTCCCTCCATCCTACGTACCTGTTATTCTGTCAGAACTAACTGATCAAATGACATTCATGGAGAGAGTAAAAAATATGCTATATGTGCTTTATTTTGACTTTTGGTTCCAAACAATAAATGAGAAGAGTTGGGATCAGTTTTACAGCGAAGTACTAG gAAGACCCACTACACTATATGAGTTAATGAGGAAAGCTGATATATGGCTCATTCGAACCTACTGGGATTTGGAATTTCCTCACCCACTCCTACCACATTTTGACTTTGTTGGAGGCCTCCACTGCAAACCTGCCAAACCCCTGCCTAAG GAAATGGAAGAGTTTGTCCAGAGCTCTGGAGAAAACGGTATTGTGGTGTTTTCTCTAGGGTCAATGGTCAATAACATGCCAGAGGAAAGAGCCAATGTGATTGCATCAGCCCTTGCCCAGATTCCACAAAAG GTTCTATGGAGATTTGATGGCAAGAAACCAGAAACCTTAGGGCCAAATACTCGGCTGTATAAGTGGCTTCCCCAGAATGACCTTCTTG GTCATCTGAAAGCCAGAGCCTTTATAACCCATGGTGGAACCAACGGCATCTATGAGGCGATCTACCACGGGATCCCCATGGTGGGCATTCCCTTGTTTGCCGATCAAGCTGATAACATTGTTCACATGAAAGCTAAGGGAGCAGCTATCAGACTGGACTTCAGCACAATGTCTAGTGCAGACTTGCTCAATGCGTTGAGGACAGTCATTAATGACCCTTC GTACAAAGAGAATGCTATGAAATTATCAAGAATTCAGCACGATCAGCCTCTGAAGCCCCTGGACCGAGCAGTCTTCTGGATCGAGTATGTCATGCGCCACAAAGGAGCCAAGCACCTGCGGCCAGCCTCCCACGACCTCACCTGGTTCCAGTACCACTCCTTGGATGTCATTGGGTTTCTGCTGGCCTGTGTGGCAACTGCTATGTTTGTCACCACACAGTGTTGTCTGTTTTGTTGTCGGAAGGTCGCAAAAACAGGGCAGAAGATAAAAAAGGAGTAG
- the LOC140597877 gene encoding UDP-glucuronosyltransferase 2B31 isoform X2 → MSTKWISVLLLLQLSCYFSSGSCGKVLVWPTEYSHWINVKTILDELVQRGHEVTVLTSSASILVDPNKLSAIKFEIYSAHLSRGDFEALFIKLLNIWIYDIPKDSFWAYFSVMQEIFWEFYESAEKLCKDVVLNKKLMTKLQESKFDLILADAVGPCGELLAELLKIPLVYTLRFSPGYAFEKHIGGLPLPPSYVPVILSELTDQMTFMERVKNMLYVLYFDFWFQTINEKSWDQFYSEVLGRPTTLYELMRKADIWLIRTYWDLEFPHPLLPHFDFVGGLHCKPAKPLPKEMEEFVQSSGENGIVVFSLGSMVNNMPEERANVIASALAQIPQKVLWRFDGKKPETLGPNTRLYKWLPQNDLLGHLKARAFITHGGTNGIYEAIYHGIPMVGIPLFADQADNIVHMKAKGAAIRLDFSTMSSADLLNALRTVINDPSLAT, encoded by the exons ATGTCTACGAAATGGATTTCAGTTCTGCTGCTGCTCCAGCTGAGCTGTTACTTTAGCTCTGGGAGCTGCGGAAAGGTGCTGGTGTGGCCCACAGAATACAGCCATTGGATCAATGTAAAGACAATCCTGGATGAACTTGTCCAGAGGGGTCATGAAGTGACTGTTCTGACATCTTCAGCCTCCATTCTTGTTGATCCGAACAAATTATCTGCTATTAAATTTGAGATTTATTCTGCACATTTATCTAGAGGTGATTTTGAGGCTTTGTTCATAAAACTGCTCAACATTTGGATATATGATATACCAAAAGATTCATTTTGGGCGTATTTTTCCGTAATGCAAGAAATTTTTTGGGAATTTTATGAGTCTGCTGAGAAGCTCTGTAAAGATGTAGTTTTGAACAAGAAACTCATGACAAAACTACAAGAATCAAAATTTGATCTCATTCTTGCAGACGCTGTGGGACCCTGCGGTGAGCTGCTGGCTGAGCTCCTTAAAATACCTTTAGTGTACACTCTCCGTTTCTCTCCAGGCTATGCATTTGAGAAACACATTGGAGGACTTCCGCTCCCTCCATCCTACGTACCTGTTATTCTGTCAGAACTAACTGATCAAATGACATTCATGGAGAGAGTAAAAAATATGCTATATGTGCTTTATTTTGACTTTTGGTTCCAAACAATAAATGAGAAGAGTTGGGATCAGTTTTACAGCGAAGTACTAG gAAGACCCACTACACTATATGAGTTAATGAGGAAAGCTGATATATGGCTCATTCGAACCTACTGGGATTTGGAATTTCCTCACCCACTCCTACCACATTTTGACTTTGTTGGAGGCCTCCACTGCAAACCTGCCAAACCCCTGCCTAAG GAAATGGAAGAGTTTGTCCAGAGCTCTGGAGAAAACGGTATTGTGGTGTTTTCTCTAGGGTCAATGGTCAATAACATGCCAGAGGAAAGAGCCAATGTGATTGCATCAGCCCTTGCCCAGATTCCACAAAAG GTTCTATGGAGATTTGATGGCAAGAAACCAGAAACCTTAGGGCCAAATACTCGGCTGTATAAGTGGCTTCCCCAGAATGACCTTCTTG GTCATCTGAAAGCCAGAGCCTTTATAACCCATGGTGGAACCAACGGCATCTATGAGGCGATCTACCACGGGATCCCCATGGTGGGCATTCCCTTGTTTGCCGATCAAGCTGATAACATTGTTCACATGAAAGCTAAGGGAGCAGCTATCAGACTGGACTTCAGCACAATGTCTAGTGCAGACTTGCTCAATGCGTTGAGGACAGTCATTAATGACCCTTC ACTGGCTAcatga